One Miscanthus floridulus cultivar M001 chromosome 11, ASM1932011v1, whole genome shotgun sequence DNA window includes the following coding sequences:
- the LOC136491957 gene encoding uncharacterized protein yields the protein MTTSTPPPLKQRPSPTSTLKLLSAQNIKNLIPIVLDVQSSNYSKWRGYVLLILGRFALKDHVLSDDSRPYDPAWSRMDCVVLSWLFNTISADLLDVIHEHDDLTAQQAWLGIEQQFLNNRESRAMLLDAEFRTLCQGALFIDDYCRKMKSMADALADLGEPIQGPNSGVERSTGSQ from the coding sequence ATGACGACGTCCACTCCGCCTCCTCTGAAGCAGCGGCCATCGCCCACCTCCACACTCAAGCTGCTGTCCGCCCAGAACATCAAGAACCTCATCCCTATCGTTCTTGATGTTCAATCCTCCAACTACTCCAAGTGGCGCGGCtacgtcctcctcatcctcggtCGTTTCGCCTTGAAGGATCACGTCCTCAGCGACGACTCCCGCCCCTACGATCCGGCGTGGTCACGCATGGACTGCGTCGTCCTCTCTTGGCTTTTCAACACCATCTCCGCCGACCTCCTGGACGTCATCCATGAGCACGACGACCTCACCGCCCAACAAGCATGGCTCGGGATTGAACAGCAGTTCCTCAACAATCGCGAGTCCCGCGCCATGCTCCTCGACGCCGAGTTTCGCACTCTCTGCCAAGGTGCCCTCTTCATCGATGACTACTGCCGCAAAATGAAGAGCATGGCGGATGCCCTCGCCGACCTCGGCGAGCCCATCCAAGGACCGAACTCTGGTGTTGAACGTTCTACGGGGTCTCAATGA